In Tenrec ecaudatus isolate mTenEca1 chromosome 4, mTenEca1.hap1, whole genome shotgun sequence, a single window of DNA contains:
- the ARL14 gene encoding ADP-ribosylation factor-like protein 14, protein MGLLSSKSSKAQQAQVLLLGLDSSGKSTLLYKLKLARGITTIPTVGFNVEMIELERHLSLTVWDVGGQKTMRTVWDCYCENIDGLAYVVDCTDLGRLEDSRREFEHILKNEHIRNVPVVLLANKQDVPGALSAEDLTRMFKVKKLCSDRNWYVQPCCALSGEGLAEGFRKLSGFVKSHLNARGDPLAFFKQH, encoded by the coding sequence ATGGGTCTATTGAGTTCTAAAAGCTCCAAAGCGCAGCAAGCGCAGGTTCTTCTCCTGGGCCTGGATTCGTCGGGAAAGTCTACTCTCCTTTATAAACTAAAGCTCGCTCGGGGCATCACCACCATCCCGACCGTCGGTTTCAACGTGGAGATGATCGAGCTGGAAAGACACCTTTCGCTCACGGTCTGGGACGTTGGCGGGCAGAAAACAATGAGGACCGTGTGGGATTGCTATTGCGAGAACATCGACGGGCTGGCCTACGTCGTGGACTGCACGGACCTCGGGCGGCTGGAGGACTCTCGGAGAGAGTTTGAGCACATTTTGAAGAACGAGCACATTAGAAATGTGCCTGTGGTCCTGTTAGCCAACAAGCAAGACGTGCCGGGCGCGCTGAGCGCCGAGGACCTCACCAGGATGTTCAAGGTCAAGAAGCTCTGCAGCGACCGCAACTGGTACGTGCAGCCCTGCTGCGCCCTCAGCGGGGAGGGGCTGGCGGAGGGCTTCAGGAAACTGAGTGGCTTTGTGAAAAGCCACCTGAACGCCAGAGGAGACCCGCTGGCGTTCTTCAAGCAGCACTGA